Sequence from the Terriglobales bacterium genome:
TAGGACTGCACTTCCGTCGATACGTCTTGCACCAAGGCCACGACAAACTTGGTCTTGTCGTCTGCCCCAATCCTGGATACCGCTACCCTTACCCAGATTGCTCTTCCGCTCTTGCCCGCGTACTTCCTTTGTCTTACGTAACTCGTGTCCGCGGCATCGGAAAACAGCTTCCGCCATTCGTTCACTGCAGCATCCTGCTGGTCTGCATGGATCAACGTGCGCAGGTTCATGCCGATCAAGGAGTCGCTTGAATACCCCAGCAATCGGGCAAACGCCTCGTTGCAGTCGAGCACTGTTCCGTGCTCGTCTGCAAAATAGACACCAAATGCGGTCTGCTGAAAAATCTCGGTCAGCGCACGTTCCATCCGGTGCGCCTCTATCACGAGCCGACGGCAAAGCCAGAACAAGATGGCGCCCGAACTCGTTACGAACACGAGTCCTTTGGCCGTATGCCACGTCACTGAACTGACTACTATTTGTTCCAGCAGAATGTCTGTGCAGATGATCCACGATGCCGAAAATAGAAGGTAGAGCCCAAGCACCTTTGCCGGACCCTTTATCTGCATCGGATTAGACGGTCTTAAGTAGCGCACCCAAACGCCCTAAAAGGCTTAATGGTGACGCATTTTAGAGTCATTCGGCTGTGACAAACCTCACTGTGCGCGAAAATTTATGTCGATAACGTTAGTAACGGCACCGATAGGTCCATACATTGCCTTAGGCCGTCTTTTCGACTCCAAGATCCTTTATTTCAACAGGCGGTTCTGCCAAAGGGGTGATCTCCGCACCCCCAATCTCCAACGGTTGCCGCCAATCCTTTGCGGAAGAATGACCCGCTTGAACCCATCCGTACCGGGTGAGTAGTGAACCCGCGATGCCGCACAGCGCTGCGGTTCGCCGCAGCTTTGTCTGTGAAGAACTGGTTCCCACCAGGGCGGCCACGCTACGCAGGGCCAACGGCAGCGGTCCTGACAGCACGCCGCCTAGTCGCGTAATCCAACCGCTCGCACCCCGCTTCAGCGGATGCAGCACCCGTTCCTGTCGCGTTTCTAGGTGCACTCCTTCATACGTTTCCCATCCCGCCGCCGCAAGCGCTAGCAGGTTCAGAGCACGTTTATCGGAATGGCCGGCGAGTTCCAGGATGGAACAGGCCGCCTGCACACCCGACATGCCAAAGTGAATCGGTAGCGTCTTGATGTTCCGGTTCCACGCTGGAATTACGGTCGCCCCAATAAGCACGCCGGTGTAGTTGTGGAAGGGAAGTCCCAACGTGGCCGATCCAAACTGCGCGAGGTTGCCGACAATTCTGATCGGCAGCCAATCCCACCGTTTCTGCACTGCCTTGACGAACGCCGTGGCGGCAGCCATGCTGCCGAAAGCTGAAAGCACCCATGCCCCAACGCTCATGGGGCTCTGGAGTTTTATTACTCTCAGCATATTGAGAAATCGCGACGGCCGCCCAAGATCGGCGATCAACAGTGCCGACGAGAGCCCGACGCCGCCCACCGCGAGCCAGCGCGCGTGAGAGGCCAATTCGTAGTCGTCGCCGATCCAGTCCGCCATGGCGCCAATCACCGCAGAGGAACCCGCAGCGCCTCCAACGAAGAAATACAGCGGAATCTCCCATTGCCACTGAGGCTCTTTGAGCAAAGGCATTCCGTAATAGCCAGTTTGCTCGCTTGCTCTGGGGATGGGAGCACCTGATGGCATCACACCTCTGCTGCTGACGAATCCTCGTTGCTCCGCCTCGCGCCGGATCTCGACCAGTTTCTGTTCGCGGTGATCGGGGCGTTCCTCGGGAAGTGCGCTCATTGTTTTCCTCCCAGAAATGCAAACAGGGCAGCCGCCACAAACATCGCCGACCCGATGGCCGCGGAACGCCAGCCGTCCTTCAGGTAAGTAGTCGGAACCTCTGGGTTTGGCGGCAAGTTATATGACTTCGGATTTCCCCGGACCAGAAAGAAGGCATGGACACCCTTCACGCTTGTGTGCTGCGGATCGTAGATTTCTGCGTCTTCGATCCCCTTCGAGCGCAATTCCTCGAGTCGCACCTGCGCGTCGCCCCTCAACTCATTCAGTTCGCCGAACTTGATCGATTCCGTCGGACAGACCGAGGCGCATGCCGGTTTCAACCCAGCCTTCTGCCGGTCGGCGCAAAACGTGCACTTGAATGCACGACCGTCTTTTTGATTCTTCTGTACCACACCAAAGGGGCACGCTGTCACACAGTACGCGCAACCGTTACACACGTCAGGTTGCACGAAAACGCCGCCGAACTCCGTCCTCACAATGGATCCCGTCGGGCACGCTTCAAGGCATCCGGCTACTTCGCAATGCTTGCAGACGTCCGAGGAAAATTCCCAGCCGGGCTGCAATGCCGAATTTCCACCCAGCCCGGCAATCGTGTCGTTCTCGACGAACTTCACGTGGCGCCATGTTGAATGTCCAACGGCCGCGGTGTTGTCGTAGGAGAAACCGGTCCAATCAAGTCCGTCTTCCGCTAAGCCATTCCATTCTTTGCAGGCCACTTCGCAGGCTTTGCAGCCAATGCACAATGTCGAATCAGTGAAGAATCCCGTCGTTTGGCTCATGCCACCCTCTGCTGGTCCTTGGATAGGAATTTTTCCACTCCTCCGCCGCCGGCGATCCGGCCGGGCGTTATATTGCAGACCAGTGCTTTCGTCTCCATGATGCGGACGTTCGGCTCCTCGGAAATCGCCAGCAGATCATTGGCAACGTCGCCGTCTACCAGCCCTTTCCATCCCCAGTGATAGGGAAGACCTACCGTGTGTACAGATCGTCCTTCGATCCACAGCCGGTGCATTCTGG
This genomic interval carries:
- a CDS encoding 4Fe-4S dicluster domain-containing protein, which produces MSQTTGFFTDSTLCIGCKACEVACKEWNGLAEDGLDWTGFSYDNTAAVGHSTWRHVKFVENDTIAGLGGNSALQPGWEFSSDVCKHCEVAGCLEACPTGSIVRTEFGGVFVQPDVCNGCAYCVTACPFGVVQKNQKDGRAFKCTFCADRQKAGLKPACASVCPTESIKFGELNELRGDAQVRLEELRSKGIEDAEIYDPQHTSVKGVHAFFLVRGNPKSYNLPPNPEVPTTYLKDGWRSAAIGSAMFVAAALFAFLGGKQ
- the nrfD gene encoding NrfD/PsrC family molybdoenzyme membrane anchor subunit, whose amino-acid sequence is MSALPEERPDHREQKLVEIRREAEQRGFVSSRGVMPSGAPIPRASEQTGYYGMPLLKEPQWQWEIPLYFFVGGAAGSSAVIGAMADWIGDDYELASHARWLAVGGVGLSSALLIADLGRPSRFLNMLRVIKLQSPMSVGAWVLSAFGSMAAATAFVKAVQKRWDWLPIRIVGNLAQFGSATLGLPFHNYTGVLIGATVIPAWNRNIKTLPIHFGMSGVQAACSILELAGHSDKRALNLLALAAAGWETYEGVHLETRQERVLHPLKRGASGWITRLGGVLSGPLPLALRSVAALVGTSSSQTKLRRTAALCGIAGSLLTRYGWVQAGHSSAKDWRQPLEIGGAEITPLAEPPVEIKDLGVEKTA